The following coding sequences lie in one Numida meleagris isolate 19003 breed g44 Domestic line chromosome Z, NumMel1.0, whole genome shotgun sequence genomic window:
- the CZH9orf72 gene encoding guanine nucleotide exchange C9orf72 homolog isoform X1 yields MSALCPPPSPAVAKTEISMNGESPLLAATFAYWDNILGPRVRHIWAPKTDQVLLSDGEITFLANHTLNGEILRNAESGAIDVKFFVLAEKRVIIVSLIFDGNWNGDRSTYGLSIILPQSELGFYLPLHRVCVDRLTHIIRKGRIWMHKERQEQFQKIVLEGTERMEDQGQSIIPMLTGEVIPVMELLSSMKSHSVPEEIDISDTVLNDDDIGDSCHEGFLLNAISSHLQTCGCSVVVGSSAEKVNKIVRTLCLFLTPSERKCSRLCRNESSFKYESGLFVQGLLKDATGSFVLPFRQVMYAPYPTTHIDVDVNTVKQMPPCHEHIYNQRRYMRSELTAFWRANSDEEMSQDPIIHTDESFTPDLNVFQDILHRDTLVKAFLDQIFHLKPGLSLRSTFLAQFLLVLHRKALTLIKYIEDDTQKGKKPFKSLRSLKIDLDLTAEGDLNIIMALAEKIKPGLHSFIFGRPFYISVQERDMLMTF; encoded by the exons ATGTCAGCTCTTTGTCCACCACCATCTCCTGCAGTTGCTAAAACAGAGATCTCTATGAATGGCGAGTCACCTTTATTAGCTGCCACTTTTGCTTATTGGGACAATATCCTTGGCCCCCGAGTACGGCACATCTGGGCCCCAAAGACAGATCAGGTACTTCTCAGTGATGGTGAAATAACTTTTCTTGCTAACCACACCCTGAATGGAGAAATACTTCGGAATGCAGAAAGTGGTGCAATAGATGTGAAGTTCTTCGTCTTGGCAGAAAAAAGGGTAATTATTGTGTCTTTAATCTTTGATGGAAACTGGAATGGAGACAGAAGCACATATGGACTATCGATTATACTTCCACAAAGTGAACTTGGTTTCTACCTACCTCTTCACAGAGTATGCGTGGATAGGTTAACACATATtataaggaaaggaagaatatgGATGCATAAG GAGAGGCAAGAGCAGTTCCAGAAGATTGTCTTGGAAGGCACGGAGAGAATGGAGGATCAG GGCCAGAGCATCATTCCAATGCTAACAGGAGAGGTTATTCCTGTAATGGAGCTCCTTTCATCTATGAAATCACACAGTGTTCCAGAAGAAATAGAT ATAAGCGACACAGTACTAAATGATGATGACATTGGGGATAGTTGTCATGAAGGCTTTCTCCTCAA tgcaATTAGTTCACATCTGCAGACCTGTGGTTGTTCTGTAGTTGTAGGAAGCAGTGCGGAAAAAGTTAATAAG ATTGTGAGAACATTGTGCCTGTTCCTTACACCGTCAGAGCGGAAGTGTTCCAGACTCTGTAGAAACGAGTCTTCTTTCAAGTACGAGTCAGGGCTTTTTGTTCAAGGCTTACTCAAA gATGCAACAGGAAGTTTTGTGTTGCCCTTCCGTCAAGTAATGTATGCTCCATACCCTACTACACATATAGATGTAGATGTCAATACAGTGAAGCAGATGCCCCCTTGTCACGAACACATCTACAACCAACGACGGTATATGAGATCTGAGCTGACAGCATTTTGGAGAGCTAattcagatgaagaaatgtCTCAAGATCCTATTATCCACACAGATGAGAGTTTCACACCTGATTT aaatgtttttcaagataTCCTGCATCGAGACACGTTAGTAAAAGCCTTCCTGGATCAG ATCTTTCATCTGAAACCTGGCTTGTCTCTAAGGAGTACATTCCTTGCGCAGTTCCTGCTAGTTCTTCACAGAAAAGCCTTAactttaataaaatacatagaGGATGACAC gcagaaaggaaaaaaaccttttaaatcTCTTCGTAGCTTAAAGATAGATCTTGACCTAACAGCAGAGGGCGATCTTAACATAATTATGGCTTTGGCTGAGAAGATTAAACCAGGTCTGCATTCCTTCATCTTTGGGAGGCCATTCTACATCAGTGTACAAGAGCGTGATATGctaatgacattttaa
- the CZH9orf72 gene encoding guanine nucleotide exchange C9orf72 homolog isoform X6, protein MHKGQSIIPMLTGEVIPVMELLSSMKSHSVPEEIDISDTVLNDDDIGDSCHEGFLLNAISSHLQTCGCSVVVGSSAEKVNKIVRTLCLFLTPSERKCSRLCRNESSFKYESGLFVQGLLKDATGSFVLPFRQVMYAPYPTTHIDVDVNTVKQMPPCHEHIYNQRRYMRSELTAFWRANSDEEMSQDPIIHTDESFTPDLNVFQDILHRDTLVKAFLDQIFHLKPGLSLRSTFLAQFLLVLHRKALTLIKYIEDDTQKGKKPFKSLRSLKIDLDLTAEGDLNIIMALAEKIKPGLHSFIFGRPFYISVQERDMLMTF, encoded by the exons ATGCATAAG GGCCAGAGCATCATTCCAATGCTAACAGGAGAGGTTATTCCTGTAATGGAGCTCCTTTCATCTATGAAATCACACAGTGTTCCAGAAGAAATAGAT ATAAGCGACACAGTACTAAATGATGATGACATTGGGGATAGTTGTCATGAAGGCTTTCTCCTCAA tgcaATTAGTTCACATCTGCAGACCTGTGGTTGTTCTGTAGTTGTAGGAAGCAGTGCGGAAAAAGTTAATAAG ATTGTGAGAACATTGTGCCTGTTCCTTACACCGTCAGAGCGGAAGTGTTCCAGACTCTGTAGAAACGAGTCTTCTTTCAAGTACGAGTCAGGGCTTTTTGTTCAAGGCTTACTCAAA gATGCAACAGGAAGTTTTGTGTTGCCCTTCCGTCAAGTAATGTATGCTCCATACCCTACTACACATATAGATGTAGATGTCAATACAGTGAAGCAGATGCCCCCTTGTCACGAACACATCTACAACCAACGACGGTATATGAGATCTGAGCTGACAGCATTTTGGAGAGCTAattcagatgaagaaatgtCTCAAGATCCTATTATCCACACAGATGAGAGTTTCACACCTGATTT aaatgtttttcaagataTCCTGCATCGAGACACGTTAGTAAAAGCCTTCCTGGATCAG ATCTTTCATCTGAAACCTGGCTTGTCTCTAAGGAGTACATTCCTTGCGCAGTTCCTGCTAGTTCTTCACAGAAAAGCCTTAactttaataaaatacatagaGGATGACAC gcagaaaggaaaaaaaccttttaaatcTCTTCGTAGCTTAAAGATAGATCTTGACCTAACAGCAGAGGGCGATCTTAACATAATTATGGCTTTGGCTGAGAAGATTAAACCAGGTCTGCATTCCTTCATCTTTGGGAGGCCATTCTACATCAGTGTACAAGAGCGTGATATGctaatgacattttaa
- the CZH9orf72 gene encoding guanine nucleotide exchange C9orf72 homolog isoform X3 has product MSALCPPPSPAVAKTEISMNGESPLLAATFAYWDNILGPRVRHIWAPKTDQVLLSDGEITFLANHTLNGEILRNAESGAIDVKFFVLAEKRGQSIIPMLTGEVIPVMELLSSMKSHSVPEEIDISDTVLNDDDIGDSCHEGFLLNAISSHLQTCGCSVVVGSSAEKVNKIVRTLCLFLTPSERKCSRLCRNESSFKYESGLFVQGLLKDATGSFVLPFRQVMYAPYPTTHIDVDVNTVKQMPPCHEHIYNQRRYMRSELTAFWRANSDEEMSQDPIIHTDESFTPDLNVFQDILHRDTLVKAFLDQIFHLKPGLSLRSTFLAQFLLVLHRKALTLIKYIEDDTQKGKKPFKSLRSLKIDLDLTAEGDLNIIMALAEKIKPGLHSFIFGRPFYISVQERDMLMTF; this is encoded by the exons ATGTCAGCTCTTTGTCCACCACCATCTCCTGCAGTTGCTAAAACAGAGATCTCTATGAATGGCGAGTCACCTTTATTAGCTGCCACTTTTGCTTATTGGGACAATATCCTTGGCCCCCGAGTACGGCACATCTGGGCCCCAAAGACAGATCAGGTACTTCTCAGTGATGGTGAAATAACTTTTCTTGCTAACCACACCCTGAATGGAGAAATACTTCGGAATGCAGAAAGTGGTGCAATAGATGTGAAGTTCTTCGTCTTGGCAGAAAAAAGG GGCCAGAGCATCATTCCAATGCTAACAGGAGAGGTTATTCCTGTAATGGAGCTCCTTTCATCTATGAAATCACACAGTGTTCCAGAAGAAATAGAT ATAAGCGACACAGTACTAAATGATGATGACATTGGGGATAGTTGTCATGAAGGCTTTCTCCTCAA tgcaATTAGTTCACATCTGCAGACCTGTGGTTGTTCTGTAGTTGTAGGAAGCAGTGCGGAAAAAGTTAATAAG ATTGTGAGAACATTGTGCCTGTTCCTTACACCGTCAGAGCGGAAGTGTTCCAGACTCTGTAGAAACGAGTCTTCTTTCAAGTACGAGTCAGGGCTTTTTGTTCAAGGCTTACTCAAA gATGCAACAGGAAGTTTTGTGTTGCCCTTCCGTCAAGTAATGTATGCTCCATACCCTACTACACATATAGATGTAGATGTCAATACAGTGAAGCAGATGCCCCCTTGTCACGAACACATCTACAACCAACGACGGTATATGAGATCTGAGCTGACAGCATTTTGGAGAGCTAattcagatgaagaaatgtCTCAAGATCCTATTATCCACACAGATGAGAGTTTCACACCTGATTT aaatgtttttcaagataTCCTGCATCGAGACACGTTAGTAAAAGCCTTCCTGGATCAG ATCTTTCATCTGAAACCTGGCTTGTCTCTAAGGAGTACATTCCTTGCGCAGTTCCTGCTAGTTCTTCACAGAAAAGCCTTAactttaataaaatacatagaGGATGACAC gcagaaaggaaaaaaaccttttaaatcTCTTCGTAGCTTAAAGATAGATCTTGACCTAACAGCAGAGGGCGATCTTAACATAATTATGGCTTTGGCTGAGAAGATTAAACCAGGTCTGCATTCCTTCATCTTTGGGAGGCCATTCTACATCAGTGTACAAGAGCGTGATATGctaatgacattttaa
- the CZH9orf72 gene encoding guanine nucleotide exchange C9orf72 homolog isoform X2, protein MSALCPPPSPAVAKTEISMNGESPLLAATFAYWDNILGPRVRHIWAPKTDQVLLSDGEITFLANHTLNGEILRNAESGAIDVKFFVLAEKRVIIVSLIFDGNWNGDRSTYGLSIILPQSELGFYLPLHRVCVDRLTHIIRKGRIWMHKGQSIIPMLTGEVIPVMELLSSMKSHSVPEEIDISDTVLNDDDIGDSCHEGFLLNAISSHLQTCGCSVVVGSSAEKVNKIVRTLCLFLTPSERKCSRLCRNESSFKYESGLFVQGLLKDATGSFVLPFRQVMYAPYPTTHIDVDVNTVKQMPPCHEHIYNQRRYMRSELTAFWRANSDEEMSQDPIIHTDESFTPDLNVFQDILHRDTLVKAFLDQIFHLKPGLSLRSTFLAQFLLVLHRKALTLIKYIEDDTQKGKKPFKSLRSLKIDLDLTAEGDLNIIMALAEKIKPGLHSFIFGRPFYISVQERDMLMTF, encoded by the exons ATGTCAGCTCTTTGTCCACCACCATCTCCTGCAGTTGCTAAAACAGAGATCTCTATGAATGGCGAGTCACCTTTATTAGCTGCCACTTTTGCTTATTGGGACAATATCCTTGGCCCCCGAGTACGGCACATCTGGGCCCCAAAGACAGATCAGGTACTTCTCAGTGATGGTGAAATAACTTTTCTTGCTAACCACACCCTGAATGGAGAAATACTTCGGAATGCAGAAAGTGGTGCAATAGATGTGAAGTTCTTCGTCTTGGCAGAAAAAAGGGTAATTATTGTGTCTTTAATCTTTGATGGAAACTGGAATGGAGACAGAAGCACATATGGACTATCGATTATACTTCCACAAAGTGAACTTGGTTTCTACCTACCTCTTCACAGAGTATGCGTGGATAGGTTAACACATATtataaggaaaggaagaatatgGATGCATAAG GGCCAGAGCATCATTCCAATGCTAACAGGAGAGGTTATTCCTGTAATGGAGCTCCTTTCATCTATGAAATCACACAGTGTTCCAGAAGAAATAGAT ATAAGCGACACAGTACTAAATGATGATGACATTGGGGATAGTTGTCATGAAGGCTTTCTCCTCAA tgcaATTAGTTCACATCTGCAGACCTGTGGTTGTTCTGTAGTTGTAGGAAGCAGTGCGGAAAAAGTTAATAAG ATTGTGAGAACATTGTGCCTGTTCCTTACACCGTCAGAGCGGAAGTGTTCCAGACTCTGTAGAAACGAGTCTTCTTTCAAGTACGAGTCAGGGCTTTTTGTTCAAGGCTTACTCAAA gATGCAACAGGAAGTTTTGTGTTGCCCTTCCGTCAAGTAATGTATGCTCCATACCCTACTACACATATAGATGTAGATGTCAATACAGTGAAGCAGATGCCCCCTTGTCACGAACACATCTACAACCAACGACGGTATATGAGATCTGAGCTGACAGCATTTTGGAGAGCTAattcagatgaagaaatgtCTCAAGATCCTATTATCCACACAGATGAGAGTTTCACACCTGATTT aaatgtttttcaagataTCCTGCATCGAGACACGTTAGTAAAAGCCTTCCTGGATCAG ATCTTTCATCTGAAACCTGGCTTGTCTCTAAGGAGTACATTCCTTGCGCAGTTCCTGCTAGTTCTTCACAGAAAAGCCTTAactttaataaaatacatagaGGATGACAC gcagaaaggaaaaaaaccttttaaatcTCTTCGTAGCTTAAAGATAGATCTTGACCTAACAGCAGAGGGCGATCTTAACATAATTATGGCTTTGGCTGAGAAGATTAAACCAGGTCTGCATTCCTTCATCTTTGGGAGGCCATTCTACATCAGTGTACAAGAGCGTGATATGctaatgacattttaa
- the CZH9orf72 gene encoding guanine nucleotide exchange C9orf72 homolog isoform X5 yields the protein MEDQGQSIIPMLTGEVIPVMELLSSMKSHSVPEEIDISDTVLNDDDIGDSCHEGFLLNAISSHLQTCGCSVVVGSSAEKVNKIVRTLCLFLTPSERKCSRLCRNESSFKYESGLFVQGLLKDATGSFVLPFRQVMYAPYPTTHIDVDVNTVKQMPPCHEHIYNQRRYMRSELTAFWRANSDEEMSQDPIIHTDESFTPDLNVFQDILHRDTLVKAFLDQIFHLKPGLSLRSTFLAQFLLVLHRKALTLIKYIEDDTQKGKKPFKSLRSLKIDLDLTAEGDLNIIMALAEKIKPGLHSFIFGRPFYISVQERDMLMTF from the exons ATGGAGGATCAG GGCCAGAGCATCATTCCAATGCTAACAGGAGAGGTTATTCCTGTAATGGAGCTCCTTTCATCTATGAAATCACACAGTGTTCCAGAAGAAATAGAT ATAAGCGACACAGTACTAAATGATGATGACATTGGGGATAGTTGTCATGAAGGCTTTCTCCTCAA tgcaATTAGTTCACATCTGCAGACCTGTGGTTGTTCTGTAGTTGTAGGAAGCAGTGCGGAAAAAGTTAATAAG ATTGTGAGAACATTGTGCCTGTTCCTTACACCGTCAGAGCGGAAGTGTTCCAGACTCTGTAGAAACGAGTCTTCTTTCAAGTACGAGTCAGGGCTTTTTGTTCAAGGCTTACTCAAA gATGCAACAGGAAGTTTTGTGTTGCCCTTCCGTCAAGTAATGTATGCTCCATACCCTACTACACATATAGATGTAGATGTCAATACAGTGAAGCAGATGCCCCCTTGTCACGAACACATCTACAACCAACGACGGTATATGAGATCTGAGCTGACAGCATTTTGGAGAGCTAattcagatgaagaaatgtCTCAAGATCCTATTATCCACACAGATGAGAGTTTCACACCTGATTT aaatgtttttcaagataTCCTGCATCGAGACACGTTAGTAAAAGCCTTCCTGGATCAG ATCTTTCATCTGAAACCTGGCTTGTCTCTAAGGAGTACATTCCTTGCGCAGTTCCTGCTAGTTCTTCACAGAAAAGCCTTAactttaataaaatacatagaGGATGACAC gcagaaaggaaaaaaaccttttaaatcTCTTCGTAGCTTAAAGATAGATCTTGACCTAACAGCAGAGGGCGATCTTAACATAATTATGGCTTTGGCTGAGAAGATTAAACCAGGTCTGCATTCCTTCATCTTTGGGAGGCCATTCTACATCAGTGTACAAGAGCGTGATATGctaatgacattttaa
- the CZH9orf72 gene encoding guanine nucleotide exchange C9orf72 homolog isoform X4, with product MHKERQEQFQKIVLEGTERMEDQGQSIIPMLTGEVIPVMELLSSMKSHSVPEEIDISDTVLNDDDIGDSCHEGFLLNAISSHLQTCGCSVVVGSSAEKVNKIVRTLCLFLTPSERKCSRLCRNESSFKYESGLFVQGLLKDATGSFVLPFRQVMYAPYPTTHIDVDVNTVKQMPPCHEHIYNQRRYMRSELTAFWRANSDEEMSQDPIIHTDESFTPDLNVFQDILHRDTLVKAFLDQIFHLKPGLSLRSTFLAQFLLVLHRKALTLIKYIEDDTQKGKKPFKSLRSLKIDLDLTAEGDLNIIMALAEKIKPGLHSFIFGRPFYISVQERDMLMTF from the exons ATGCATAAG GAGAGGCAAGAGCAGTTCCAGAAGATTGTCTTGGAAGGCACGGAGAGAATGGAGGATCAG GGCCAGAGCATCATTCCAATGCTAACAGGAGAGGTTATTCCTGTAATGGAGCTCCTTTCATCTATGAAATCACACAGTGTTCCAGAAGAAATAGAT ATAAGCGACACAGTACTAAATGATGATGACATTGGGGATAGTTGTCATGAAGGCTTTCTCCTCAA tgcaATTAGTTCACATCTGCAGACCTGTGGTTGTTCTGTAGTTGTAGGAAGCAGTGCGGAAAAAGTTAATAAG ATTGTGAGAACATTGTGCCTGTTCCTTACACCGTCAGAGCGGAAGTGTTCCAGACTCTGTAGAAACGAGTCTTCTTTCAAGTACGAGTCAGGGCTTTTTGTTCAAGGCTTACTCAAA gATGCAACAGGAAGTTTTGTGTTGCCCTTCCGTCAAGTAATGTATGCTCCATACCCTACTACACATATAGATGTAGATGTCAATACAGTGAAGCAGATGCCCCCTTGTCACGAACACATCTACAACCAACGACGGTATATGAGATCTGAGCTGACAGCATTTTGGAGAGCTAattcagatgaagaaatgtCTCAAGATCCTATTATCCACACAGATGAGAGTTTCACACCTGATTT aaatgtttttcaagataTCCTGCATCGAGACACGTTAGTAAAAGCCTTCCTGGATCAG ATCTTTCATCTGAAACCTGGCTTGTCTCTAAGGAGTACATTCCTTGCGCAGTTCCTGCTAGTTCTTCACAGAAAAGCCTTAactttaataaaatacatagaGGATGACAC gcagaaaggaaaaaaaccttttaaatcTCTTCGTAGCTTAAAGATAGATCTTGACCTAACAGCAGAGGGCGATCTTAACATAATTATGGCTTTGGCTGAGAAGATTAAACCAGGTCTGCATTCCTTCATCTTTGGGAGGCCATTCTACATCAGTGTACAAGAGCGTGATATGctaatgacattttaa